The following proteins are encoded in a genomic region of Corylus avellana chromosome ca4, CavTom2PMs-1.0:
- the LOC132179184 gene encoding uncharacterized protein LOC132179184, translating into MGCFLGCFGFSKKRRRRKPSDKVLAGDQKNGSYVPLDSSVPENLDVTEDPICSYSESRDKPKGRPSFKIRKKVSFNLDVQTYEPIPTDYNLLESDEEEEKEKKCEEAAKGGLIASFTRGKSAEMKMGSYPSNYRYQNCRDSYDEENEIAYEEIDLDDDDDDYDDDIDDDEFYGDNDILPDQSQEDVSWQLVSANMESQKIVSLTQLTRNKTTNEVAPCASSVREWKSHELHQNVRDRSQYVHSVLNPIENLTQWKAVKARAAAPEYQRKENIEFKKTRPIIDPLPFSNLSQSKPLMQEIAVDSSLSNWLVLPMSNRS; encoded by the exons ATGGGTTGCTTTCTTGGGTGTTTTGGCTTTTCCAAGAAGCGGAGGCGACGAAAACCTTCCGATAAGGTTCTAGCTGGAGACCAG AAAAATGGAAGTTATGTGCCTTTAGATTCCTCTGTGCCCGAAAATCTTGACGTCACAGAAGACCCCATTTGCTCATACTCTGAGTCAAG AGACAAGCCTAAGGGGCGGCCAAGcttcaaaatcagaaaaaaagtTAGCTTTAATTTAGATGTTCAGACGTATGAGCCAATTCCGACAGATTATAATCTTTTGGAGAGcgatgaggaggaagaaaaggaaaagaaatgcgAAGAAGCAGCCAAAGGAGGCCTAATTGCCTCGTTTACTCGGGGGAAATCAGCAGAAATGAAAATGGGCTCGTACCCCTCAAATTATAGGTACCAAAATTGCAGAGACAGCTATGATGAGGAAAACGAAATAGCATATGAGGAAATTGAtctggatgatgatgatgatgattatgacGATGACATTGATGACGACGAATTCTACGGAGACAATGATATTCTTCCTGATCAAAGCCAAGAAGATGTTTCTTGGCAGTTGGTGTCTGCAAATATGGAATCACAGAAGATAGTTTCTTTGACTCAGTTGACTAGGAATAAAACCACCAATGAAGTGGCCCCTTGTGCTTCAAGCGTCAGAGAATGGAAGTCGCATGAATTGCATCAGAATGTTCGAGATAGGAGCCAATATGTGCATTCTGTGCTGAACCCAATAGAAAATCTCACCCAATGGAAAGCAGTCAAAGCAAGAGCAGCAGCACCGGAGTACCAGAGGAAGGAAAACATAGAGTTCAAGAAAACACGACCCATCATAGATCCATTGCCTTTTTCAAATCTCAGTCAGTCCAAGCCTCTAATGCAAGAAATTGCTGTTGATAGCAGCCTTTCAAACTGGTTGGTTTTACCAATGTCCAATAGGTCTTGA